Proteins encoded in a region of the Tubulanus polymorphus chromosome 10, tnTubPoly1.2, whole genome shotgun sequence genome:
- the LOC141911681 gene encoding meprin A subunit beta-like: protein MVALQLRTALLVIFFVSFTEANPINIAEGKVDDEHGESWWDPEQQGGGVEGDIIPPPISKFRSAVSRENALWPKGVVPYEFSPKSKFTPEIMANITAAMEQFHKHTCITFVPRTDQKSYLFIRSGNGCSSNVGMVRPFRGKGQNLILGIGCYVVGKIMHEMMHALGFYHEQMRWDRDQYINIKQEYIQQGRMNNFRLYTADQSRTDLNAPYDYNSLMHYPRVSFPADIGLETLIPKVAGAEIGQRVGLSRIDKYKINKLYQCSDKLVELDAEYYTTPAPGTVSVPPTKIVEGFYHCSFDMKFACGFRDDLSSDFDWKINNGPTLSKDTGPDADAKGGEGGYIYTETTGRNSGDVSRLVSPLLEAPVGGACLRFFYHMYGEDVGTLRVYMRTTDGRKSELLLEKGSKANQWFKFHEDIQSDKPFEVVFETVLPNDKKYLAGLADVAIDDFTLVPRSKYPDIVC, encoded by the exons ATGGTTGCACTTCAATTGCGGACCGCTCTGCTCGTTATATTTTTCGTATCTTTCACCGAG GCAAATCCGATCAATATCGCTG AAGGGAAGGTCGACGATGAACACGGCGAATCTTGGTGGGATCCAGAACAACAGGGCGGTGGTGTAGAAGGTGACATCATTCCGCCACCGATATCTAAA TTCCGTAGTGCCGTTAGCCGCGAGAATGCTCTTTGGCCCAAAGGAGTCGTACCGTACGAGTTCAGCcctaaatcaaaattca CACCGGAGATTATGGCCAATATCACCGCTGCTATGGAACAATTTCACAAGCACACTTGCATCACATTCGTCCCAAGAACGGACCAGAAATCATATTTGTTCATCAGATCGGGGAACGG ATGTTCCTCGAATGTGGGAATGGTGCGACCGTTTAGGGGAAAGGGTCAGAACCTAATCCTCGGCATCGGTTGTTACGTAGTCGGTAAGATTATGCACGAAATGATGCACGCACTGGGATTCTACCACGAGCAGATGAGATGGGACCGAGatcaatatatcaatatcaaacaGGAATACATTCAACAAG GTCGAATGAATAACTTCCGGTTGTACACCGCTGACCAATCCAGGACCGATCTGAACGCCCCCTACGATTACAACTCGTTAATGCACTATCCTCGCGTCTCGTTTCCGGCTGATATCGGTCTGGAAACTCTGATTCCGAAAGTGGCGGGGGCTGAAATTGGCCAACGGGTCGGGTTGTCGCGCATCGACAAGTATAAGATCAACAAACTGTACCAGTGTTCGGACAAACTCG TTGAACTAGATGCTGAATATTACACAACCCCAGCACCCGGTACCGTTTCTG TTCCACCTACGAAGATAGTCGAAGGTTTTTACCACTGTTCTTTCGATATGAAATTCGCCTGCGGATTCAGAGACGATCTCTCGTCGGACTTCGACTGGAAAATCAATAACGGTCCAACCTTGAGTaaggacaccggcccggacgCCGATGCAAAAGGCGGAGAAG gTGGATATATCTATACGGAGACGACGGGCAGGAATTCTGGCGACGTCTCACGCCTCGTTTCGCCGTTATTAGAAGCGCCGGTAGGCGGCGCCTGCTTACGGTTCTTTTATCACATGTACGGCGAAGACGTAGGCACATTGCGAGTCTATATGCGGACGACTGACGGTCGAAAAAGCGAATTGCTGTTGGAAAAAGGCTCAAAAGCAAATCAATGGTTTAAATTCCACGAGGATATTCAAAGCGATAAACCCTTCGAG GTTGTTTTCGAGACGGTTCTACCGAACGATAAGAAGTATCTGGCGGGTCTTGCAGACGTCGCCATCGACGACTTTACCTTGGTTCCGCGGTCGAAGTATCCCGACATTGTCTGCTGA